tctttggcatgaagtgatgaaaatctttaggagatgagggttcaaatCTTATTAATAAAACCTAAAAGCAATTAACAGAGGCCAAGAAAAACCAGGCAAAACAGAGAATACAAAGTATAATTGAAATTGGCAAACTATTCTATTCCCTCATCTCAAGGAAGAAGTTTGAGTAAAAggtgagaaaaataaagactttccattccctggtggctcaatttgtaaagaagttgcctgcattacaggagaccagtgtttgatccttgggttaggaaggtcccctggagaaggaaatggcaacccactccatgatttttgcctggagaatcccattgacagagaagtctggtgggctacagtacatggggttgcaagagtcggacgtgactgaagcgactgagtacCATTTCTGGCAAAGCCTTCACATGTTCACATggtcatctgaaaaaaaattcatatgtttCCAGGTAAACCAAGTTAAGACCATTAATTAACCTGGATAACAAATAGTCTGACGTAATGATCAGATGACTAAAGATTCCAAAGctattcttttgtgtgtgtgtgtgctgccttgagtggcatgtgggatgttagttcctgaaacaggaatggaacctgtgccttctacagtggaaacatggagtcctaatcactggacctccagggaattccctccaaaACTAttcttttaatgatttaaaatgttttatgaagAAATAACCGTGAAAGCTTAATAAATCTTCACTAGTGTGAATTCTTGGAATGAATAAAAAGGGATTACTTCATTAATTATAGGTATGGCTGAAATGGAATAGTTTAGGTTAATGATCCAAGTTGCCTCAAAGATTTGTGAGCAGAGCAGTCTGAAGTTATATTGGTGGAGTTATTAAATGGTTAATAGCAGAGATTATTCAGACCCTGAGGGGGATAATTCCTCTATTCCTTCTTTGACTCACAATTAAAATAGTCCTTTTGATGTGGGGCATTAGAAATGCAGATAACTTTAGGTAGAACTTATGATGACAAGAAAGATCTAAGTTAGTATTGTTCAGACCATGGCAGTTGCTGTAATAGATGAAGTTCCCAGTCATGGGAATCTTTTTATCAATTTAGtctcagaaaattaaataaatattcaggagaCTGTACTTGAATGACTAGCTCAGTTATCTCATAGGGTACAAATACCtatgatgggaaaaaaagaaggttTATGTTATccaaaagagaagtaaaaaggaagaagtgaaaagaTGGAGTTGGACATAATAATTGGATAAATCAGTAAGCAGTTCAGACAGCTTTTGGAGAATAACATGAAAGGTGTTATTAGGATTCAGTAAATAATTAATGGTAAAATATCAATTGTAGGGTGTGAGAAGTCACTTTGGCTCCATACACAAATCTTCAAAGGCTCATTCAGACTTACTGAATTTATTCTAGCCTGGAAGATTGTGACTGCAAATTTTTGTATACAGGGCtaagtttagtccctcagttaaGCTTATAGAACCTAAAAAGAGATTGGCTGAGGACCAACATCTACTTGCACATACCCTTGAGAGTTTCTTGAATATATTTCctcttataaaataatataattcagTGTACCATAATTATCAATGTACATAAAGtggcaagaaaagcaaaatattgcATAGACATGTTATAGTCTATAATGTCTTCATCACAGTGGACTCACTTAAATTTGGAAAGGGCAATTTAAACAGTGGTTATTCAAAATAAGTGGTTGACAAACATTGAAAgactagaattttatttaaaaattgcctACTTACAGTGAAATGAGAGGAGGTAATACAAGCACTTCAGTGGAAAGTTTTACAGGACCAGAAGATAAAAAATAGGATGGGTAGTATTGCAGCTTTTCAACTTACCATATAGTATTTTTAGTATGATTTTTCCTCATATGTTTGTGCTGGGCCAGATTTGAATCTACGTGCATCTGAATCTGAGGAGGAGGCTGCCAATAGTTAAACTATAATATCCATACCATTGAATTTACCTTCATGTACTTGtgatgacaggcttccctggtgattcagatggtaaagaatctgcctgcaatgcagaagaccaaggtttgatccctgggtcaggaagatcccctggaggaaggcatggcaacccactccagtattcttgcctggagaatctcatggacagaggagcctggtgggctaccatccatggggtcacaaagagtcagacatgactgaagtgacttagtatgcattcACATGCTAAGTGGCAGGAATATTTCTGTGACACTTTACCTTTCAAATGTGATAACAACTCCTTGCACATGGGCCAGAGGAGAAGCATCACCAAGCTTCTGTCACTGCCTATCCTGTGGGTGGAGACTATAGCTAACACAGAAAACCAGTCTCATTCATCATCCATGTGAAGCTTACAAGTCACTTTAAACATGGGCATCTagcagaaaggagaggaaaaaagggtGGGGTGGATGACATATTGGGCATAATTATAGGCCAggtctgggcttctcaggtgacgctagtggtaaagaacctgcctgccagtgtaggagacataagagatgtgggttcagtccttgggttgggaagattctctggaggagggcttggcaacccactgcaggattcttgcctggagaatcccatggacagaggaacctggcaggctacagtccatggggtcacaaagagtctgacatggcttaagtgactgagcacatacagcACATAGGCAAGTTCTAAAAATGAACGACATATTTCCACACCCCTCTGTTAGCTATAAAGTGGTCTCATAGCCATACCAGACAGTATATGAATATGGGAGAAAATGTGGTCTGTTGTGTTTCCACGGATAACAACCAACCTGTTTGGAAATAGCAATTTCTGCCAGATTAGAGTAAACATCCTCAGAGtgtagtttttgttgttgattcttgtttttttttctttttttttggccatgcccagtggcgtgtaggatcttagttcccagatcaatGATGGAATGAGTgctcctgcagtgaaagcacagtcctaaccactgggccaccagggaatgaaGAGCAAATGATGGAATAGACGAGGTTCACAGTAAGCAAGTTTAAAGAGAAGTGAGAATGTCAATATGACTGAGAATAAATTGTATAGAGACAAATAGTATCAGCAGCTTCAGATTTTGGGCCTGTTCATTCTTCTTTTAACTGgattcattgattcattttttctctatatctttgaGCGGAATGCAATGTTTTTAATTGAGTGGCGAAATGCTTGCTTCACTTGCTTGTTTCTCAGTGTGTAACTAAAGGGATTCAACATGGGTGAGATAGAAGTAATAAGGAGTGAAATTCCTTTGTTAATAGCTACTTCACCCTTCGCAGAAGGTTTGACATAAATGAAGATGCAGCTACCATAAGTGATGGAAACAACAATCATGTGGGAAGAACAGGTGGAGAAGGCCTTCTTCCTTTGCAGGGCAGAGGGAAACCTTAGAATAGTACTAATGATATAAATGTAGGAAAGAACTACACACATGAGGGTGATGATGAAGGTCAACACAGCACACACAATAACCATCTGCTCTATCAGCCATGTGTCTGAGCAAGAGATCTTCAGGATAGGAGAAGCATCACAGCAAAAGTGGTCAATGATATTAGAGTCACAGAATTCCAGTTCTAAGCCCAGAATAAGTGGTGGGAGTATGATGATCAGTGCTGCCACCCAACAGAAAAGGATAAAGTTCTTGCAGACTCTACTGCTAATGATGGTTGTGTAATGTAGGGgtttgcagatggccacatagcgatcATAGGACATGATGGCCAGGAGGAAAAATTCTGTCACTGCAAAGAGGTCTGTAAACAACAGTTGACTGGCACAAGCAGTATAGGTGATGGACTTATCCCCAGATGATATGCTGTACAGGAATCTGGGAACACAAGCAGTTGTGAATGAAATCTCTAAGAAGGAGAAATTTTGGAGGAATAGATACATAGGTGTTTTAAGGTGTGAATCAATCAGAGTGAGGGTGATGATGCTTAAGTTTCCAGATATACTCACAGTGtaggacagaaatagaaaaatgaagagcAAAATTTTCAGTCGAATGTCATCTGTCAACCCCAGCAAGATGAAGGTTGTTATTGAGGTTTGGTTTTTCATCTGTGATGGTTATCTCTTGCCCAATCTGcttgaaaaaataaagactttgcATGAGGAACTCCAGCTTCCTGGCTGGTTTCTGACGTCAAGAGAAGTAAATATGAGAGTGACTGATACAATCGGTCATTGGAAAAGCAAGCACATAGCACATGGCAATGTTTCATCACCTCTTTGTGTCACATAAACtgcatattcatttttaaattgttttatttcacACTAGTGCTCCTAATGAATGTACACTTAACCCCTAATTGGTCGTTCAACATATAAATATCAATGAGAAAAAGTGCTTCTATCAATATATTGTTTTAGGATCAACAAGTCTGTTTTCCTGAATGTCCTATCTCCATATATGCTTCTAGCAAGAAGTTAACAcccctttcaaaaagaaaaagcaaaatggtggttgatatatggcaaaaccaatacaatattgtaaagtaattaacctctaattaaaataaataaatttatgttaaagaaAATCCTAGCATTAAAGCTTAGATGTGTGTTAGCTATTATACTGGCAATGAATTACTTATCACAGGATAGTTTATCCTGTTTCAGCTTATCCAGTCCAGCCTCTGCGAGGCATGTTTAAAACTGTTTCATTGgatatattttctgaaaaatttatttaaatgtgttACAATCCAAACACTAGGAGTTTTTCCTCATAGAACatttatttcaaagtatatttGCTATGTTTACCTTTGACTGTGCTTTCCGGCTATGGTTAGAATAGAATATATCATGTATTTTCATGTTTCCTAGGATATACTTGTGCAACAAAAATTTCTCCCCAATTTGCAAACTATATTCTGGAACTGTATCATTGAGTGGATTACTTTATTTCTGATTCCCTTGCCAATGAAAACATTAAAGCCTTCTAACTAGATTCTACAGTTTCATATTCTCTGTGCTGTTCtgtgctgttctgtgcttagtcgttcatttgtgtccagctctttgtgatcccacggactgtagccggccaggctcctctgtctatggggattctccaggcaagaatactggaatgggttgccatgtcctccttcgggggatcttcccaactcagggatagaacccaggtctcctgggttacaggaggattttttaccatctgagctaccagagaaggctTAGCTCATGAGAACATTCGCTTTTTCCATCAAAGGGATCTCATTAAGAGCaatttttgatattaaaaatataaactggattctattattttttctaagcACGTTTGACAATGAAATCTGCCTACCCTGTGTAAGTATTTTTTTTAGTAATGTGTTGCTTCAAAATTTATTACAGAGAAAGGAGGGAATGTTAAAGTATGTTCATAGAGCTGAAAAACCATATCCATgacttttaatatgtttttggtCAACCTTATTTCAGCTTGAAATACACTCAATCACATTATTATGGATGACATTTAGCAGTATCCAGTTTAACAAAACTTTGACAGTTCTTAATGATACTTCTACCTTTACCTTCCATCTATATGATAATTGTTTCCTGTCTTTTTAACCATTTATATATCAACTCACCTGATTTTTGCACTAATTAAACTATTCCTCACAAGGTCACCACTAGTCTATCTCATTTCACTCGTTAAACACAATTCAGTCTTCATTTCACTCAAACTCTCAGCTACATGTAAGAGAATAAACTGCCAACTTGCAAAAGTGATGATGGCATAATTTCCCCTATCTCATAttttcctcagtttcttcctaCCATTCTGGTCTGTTTTCCATTCTCCTTGATGGTGACTTCTCTTTTGATAACCATTCTGTTAATGGATTGACCTGCAGTTTCTTTTCTAGACCATTTATTCTTTCACTCTGTTCTCTCTTGAAGAGATTCTCATAAATAAAGTGACTTCCTTTAGGTTGATAATTCCCAAATTTATAtatgcagggaaaatgcttcctaCAGTATTCTGACTTCCACATTAAACTTATTCTTGGACATATAGATCACACACAGAGGGTTTGAATTTAGGCTTTTCCTTGGACAATTGACTTTGGTATCTTGTGCTTTTTTCAAGTGCAAATTGAGATGAAAATAATGTATACATTTTAGGATTGTACTGATAAATGTAGATAATACATATCTACATTTCTACAATATCTATAGCTGTTACTGGAATATGGGGAACAAGCATTACTATTTACTATATTAAGCATTCCTATTTCATTTCTCCATTATTTCCTTTTCAGTGACCTCTAGATGTGTCCATTTCAAGATTTTAAATATGGCGCTCATTTAAACATTACAGAGAagtgtttccttctctgtaaaccCCAAGTCATATAAGGACATTCTtaattcttcctctttctttactCTCATCTTCAGTTTATTATCAAGTCTTGtgatttcttaaatttttccttgcatttcttgcatacattttcctttttagcCTGTTTCTCCCATGACAATTATACCATGGGTATCTTTATCTCATAGCTGAAATAttgcaaaaatatattaatatgtactCAGCATATATCATTACTTCTCCTGTTCAAGATTTTAAAAGCAACACAATCAGAATCATTTTTCTAAAGCCCAGAATATGATAATTCTCTCCTAAGTGTTGTGAAAATAATGATCTGAAGTTACCCCATACTAGATATTTTCTTAAAGCTCATGGAAGTTAATTCATTTAGGCTCTAGCTAATGTTTCTGAAGAGGAAGATACAGAACATATGCTTGGATTTTGAATTTCAAGTGCAtagcatttaggttgttttaaggtaataaatatttgagtaaacaaatgaatattatATTTGCCTTAAACAtcaaatataaagtatttttctttaaaatgatttagTGGGTTTTTAGAGTGACCTTtaagaagatttttaaatttttatatgagCCTAATTGGTAAAATTAAACTGATCTTTTGAGACTGCCTTTAATATTAAGCAGATATGAGTGAATCTCTGTTGCTTTCCTGTGGACTGATGTGTAGTGAGAGGAAGTTTACTTCCTGCGCTTTTTACTCAGCTTGTGGAGTGAGATGCagtgtttttatttcctcttttctctttagcCTGTTTCCCCCATGATACCAAGTATATGGAGTTATTGTGCATATTGATTGAGATAATCCATGCAGAGTGACTGGTGGATGGTGAGTTAAAGTCACTTCCCCTACTTTTTCTCTCCTTcgttttcttcctccttctcattttctttttgttccataACTTATGCTGGTACTTATATTGATGTATGATgacattaggggcttccctggtagctcaattggtaaagaatctgtctgtaatgcaggagacctggtttgatccctgagtcgggaatatcccctggagaaggaaatggcaacccactccattgttcctgttggaaaatcccatggacagaggagcctggtgggctacagtccatggggtcacaaaagctggacatgacttagcaacgaaACCACCATGATGACATTAATCCATAAAGCTCTTGTGTTCCTTTCTTGTATTCTGTATAAAGTTATAAAGTTGGTGGACTTCCATGCCTCTGTCAACCTGTTCAGCGCTCTGTGGAGAAGTACTAAGGGTAGATTCCAGAGACCTAAATGTTTGAACACAAGGCAATAGATATTCCACATTTCTTTCTCAGCTATCATTGAGTAATTATTTGGGCAgcaattttcttttgtaaatgtgGAGTTTATGCGATTTTCTCCCTTCATTCTAAGGAATAAAAGGACTTCCCATGGAAAGATTAATTAATCGTTTCACTTATTTTTGCAGTCTATTCCACAAGAACCTAGAGATGCATTCTGTTAAGGCCTAGTGAATGAACGCTTGTTATTTCTATCAAGACAGTAACAAATAACATCATCAGACTGAAATAGATAGGAAATTACCTATGGTTAATAAGCATCTCTATAGAAAAGAGGCACTAATCTCGGCTTGAGTGGAAAAATAACTAGCTAGCAATCAGGTAAACTTTTAGGTAGTATCATAAAGGAATTGACACTCTGAACTAAGCTGAGAAAATTCTAACGCTCTCAGTGCTTCGCTATGGCATCCTAACTCAGACCATAGTTCAGGATTTCCAAACTCTCCTGCCTTTCTAGTCACTGATTCTTATCTTCTGTGATCCCAGGTGTTAAGTGAATGCTCTGATAAATCATTTTCATTcatgtgcattttctttttaatatatttcaaggATCATTTGTTTTTATAGTTGGCTCACTATAATTCGATCACTAATGACAACATTGCTGGGAATTTGGCACTTTGAGTATCTTATAGTTACATATGGGCACAATTATGTATTGATTCATGAGTGACACAGTAGGATAGATCACTTATGTTTATCACCCTAGTTCTTATGAGCACTCATAAGAACTCATGAATTGATTTGAAACATATTTATTGAGACTTATGATTTGGCTGGTTCTGCTGTGAAtactaatgataaaaaaaaagtgaacagatAAGTAACCCATCTCTACGATGtatgtaataaatatttccaaTGAGTCTAATCCCTTCATATTTCATTCTTCTGATTCTAAAAAACActtagtttagtcactcagttgtgtccgactctttgcgaccccacagactgcagcacaccaggtctccctgtccatcatcaactcccagaatttactcaaactcctgtccattaatTCAAAAACACTAGAAAtaactattttctttttggaGATAACCAAATTAATTCATTGCCATCTCTGATGTTTATTTAAATAGATAAGTCTGATATTTTGCAGAAACTAAGGAACTAgtatgttgaatgaaaaaaaaaaaaaaaaaactgatactaCCAAAGAAGAACATACTTACTCTAGTGGAAGGCAACCATGGCTTTAGTTGACTGTGTAATCTTCATTGTCCCCAAGATGAAACTGAAATTATAAACAGCCTTAAATACATGCACTAATGCCCCTCTCACGAGGACATACACATTCACAGTATTTTGCAGCTGATAGTACTCTCTGAGTACTGTCAACAGACTCTCATTAAGGATTCTATTCCACTTTAAATCGAAGAAGCAATTTTTATGTCTCAAAGCTGAaataaaaagtcatttatttttaatgtctgagaAATACATTTGtagattttgaaaatataatttctgataTCTCTTGGCAAAGATAGTTttttacacagtgaagtaagaTGAATGTTTTATTATCTTAGATTCTTATGGATGTTCAGGTTTCCTCTGTGTGGGTAAATAAAGCGTGACTAAAGCTCAAAAGTGACTAATGAATCTAATATGCACTGAATTTTGGCAAAATATGTAATGGAGGCAGCAGTGGGAATCGGGTCCTTGGAGAAAATAAGATGCAACAATTTTATTTGATACATTCTAAGTGTAAAACAATAATGTTCTGATGAAAAGATATTTCTGGGTACCCTTCAACTCATATAATAAAGTATTAAGGAAACACATCAAAGTTGCTTTATGTCTGTGTTTTCAtgggaaaatatttatat
This region of Ovis canadensis isolate MfBH-ARS-UI-01 breed Bighorn chromosome 3, ARS-UI_OviCan_v2, whole genome shotgun sequence genomic DNA includes:
- the LOC138438261 gene encoding olfactory receptor 6C2-like produces the protein MKNQTSITTFILLGLTDDIRLKILLFIFLFLSYTVSISGNLSIITLTLIDSHLKTPMYLFLQNFSFLEISFTTACVPRFLYSISSGDKSITYTACASQLLFTDLFAVTEFFLLAIMSYDRYVAICKPLHYTTIISSRVCKNFILFCWVAALIIILPPLILGLELEFCDSNIIDHFCCDASPILKISCSDTWLIEQMVIVCAVLTFIITLMCVVLSYIYIISTILRFPSALQRKKAFSTCSSHMIVVSITYGSCIFIYVKPSAKGEVAINKGISLLITSISPMLNPFSYTLRNKQVKQAFRHSIKNIAFRSKI